A genomic region of Manihot esculenta cultivar AM560-2 chromosome 15, M.esculenta_v8, whole genome shotgun sequence contains the following coding sequences:
- the LOC110601656 gene encoding cation/H(+) antiporter 15, whose protein sequence is MDINSPLNFYHVPENTPFHCYIVNITVEHSFWQSENPLTQALPLLAWQLSVVIIINRVLFYLFKPLGTPRIVTDILAGIMIGPSCLSKTRFFAVMFPLRSIFIVETVAYWALACHLFLAGLEMDVASIFRLGNKSIRLAFVATLLPFIIGIALYFISVDARGDSHSNIGCIFWGAALTVTSYPVVGRVLADQKLLHTDIGRLAMSVSTVSELFTWVLLAVLIPARVNALNAVLSLVATAGFAILCFAVVRPALANIICKTSKGNKYSEYYLCFILVSVSFFSLISDMLGTTSIVGAFIFGLIMPNRELASALLETFEDFVTDYLMPLFFSSLGIRLEIWKISHWTLAFLLIILCCGAKIVSIFLASYYYKMPSQDGFALGVLMNTKGILALIILYLGFDKGLLEKEEYVIMVLAILLMTGVVPSITSSIYCPNKRLSKYKQRMIQKARPDAEFKILACFQSNRNVSGIINILDCSNASEESPLNVFALHLVELTGRASAVLIVHKPKDKNSYSEQIINSLETYANLNEQLVTIHPLTALSPLTTMHEDICSLAEDKEVNFMILPFHKLPTPDGELEEEGSTSFRGVNLNVLADAPCTVGIFVDRGFGVNEESNLAMRQIAMLFIGGPDDREALSYARRMSMGHGVCLTVVRFIPGEGMDVEAAQAPARDDSGRSLAVLTYMDKQRRLDDEVVNEFRLKSAGQQFMGYEEKWVNDDEELIAALRAMHHIYDLYVVGRGQGMTSTLTAGLMDWCEYPELGALGDLLVTSSFAQGSVIVMQQYTGYGYEFEDEDEDEDDNEDGSGTVNMADSSRNGRVQFSDWGAGSEESDHVHGGLDEVEPLSLRK, encoded by the exons ATGGATATAAACAGCCCCCTAAATTTTTATCATGTACCAGAAAACACCCCTTTTCATTGTTATATTGTGAACATCACGGTGGAGCATAGTTTTTGGCAAAGCGAAAATCCCTTGACTCAAGCCCTCCCTCTCCTCGCATGGCAGCTTTCCGTCGTTATCATAATCAACCGCGTTCTCTTCTACCTCTTCAAGCCTTTGGGTACTCCTCGAATTGTCACTGATATTCTG GCTGGTATAATGATAGGACCGAGTTGTTTAAGCAAAACTCGATTCTTTGCCGTGATGTTTCCTCTGAGAAGCATCTTCATTGTAGAAACGGTGGCCTACTGGGCCTTGGCTTGCCACTTGTTCTTGGCTGGTTTAGAAATGGACGTAGCTTCCATTTTCCGGTTAGGCAATAAATCTATCCGCTTAGCTTTTGTGGCCACCCTCCTCCCCTTCATCATTGGCATTGCCCTTTATTTCATTTCCGTTGATGCCAGGGGAGATTCTCATAGTAACATTGGCTGCATATTTTGGGGCGCAGCTCTCACGGTCACAAGCTATCCTGTGGTTGGTCGAGTTTTAGCTGATCAAAAGCTCCTCCACACTGATATTGGAAGATTAGCCATGTCAGTTTCCACCGTGAGTGAGCTATTTACATGGGTTCTTCTTGCCGTTCTGATACCAGCCAGGGTGAACGCATTGAACGCAGTACTTTCTCTTGTTGCAACTGCAGGTTTTGCAATTCTCTGTTTCGCCGTGGTTAGGCCAGCTCTTGCCAACATAATCTGTAAGACTTCGAAAGGAAACAAGTATAGTGAGTACTATCTGTGCTTCATTCTGGTGtcagtttctttcttttctttaataagTGACATGCTAGGGACAACCTCCATTGTTGGAGCTTTCATTTTCGGACTTATAATGCCAAATAGGGAGCTTGCGAGTGCGCTTCTAGAGACATTTGAGGACTTTGTGACTGATTATTTAATGCCTTTGTTCTTCTCTTCTCTGGGGATAAGACTTGAAATTTGGAAAATTAGCCACTGGACTTTAGCGTTCCTTCTGATAATCTTGTGTTGTGGGGCTAAGATTGTAAGCATTTTCTTGGCTTCTTATTACTACAAGATGCCCAGTCAAGATGGTTTTGCTCTTGGAGTTCTCATGAATACCAAAGGCATCTTGGCATTGATCATCCTTTACCTGGGCTTCGACAAAGGA CTGTTGGAGAAAGAAGAATATGTAATAATGGTGCTTGCTATTCTACTGATGACTGGAGTTGTCCCCTCAATTACCTCCTCTATTTACTGCCCAAACAAGCGTCTATCCAAATACAAGCAGAGGATGATACAGAAAGCTAGACCAGACGCCGAATTCAAGATCCTGGCTTGTTTCCAGAGCAACCGCAATGTCTCTGGCATAATCAATATCTTAGACTGCTCCAATGCCTCAGAAGAATCACCTCTCAACGTCTTCGCCCTCCACCTCGTCGAGCTTACAGGCCGTGCTTCCGCCGTTCTCATTGTCCACAAACCCAAGGATAAAAACTCCTATTCCGAGCAGATAATCAATTCACTAGAGACTTACGCAAATTTGAATGAGCAGCTGGTTACTATCCACCCTCTAACTGCACTGTCTCCATTAACCACTATGCATGAAGATATTTGCAGTCTAGCTGAGGATAAGGAAGTGAATTTCATGATCCTCCCATTTCACAAGCTACCAACTCCTGATGGGGAATTAGAGGAAGAAGGTAGCACTTCATTCAGAGGTGTAAATCTAAATGTGTTAGCCGATGCACCATGCACAGTTGGTATCTTTGTAGACAGGGGATTTGGAGTTAATGAAGAATCCAATCTCGCTATGCGCCAGATAGCCATGTTGTTCATTGGTGGCCCTGATGATCGCGAAGCATTATCGTACGCCAGGAGAATGTCAATGGGCCATGGGGTTTGCTTAACAGTCGTGAGGTTTATTCCTGGAGAAGGGATGGATGTCGAAGCAGCACAGGCTCCAGCTCGTGATGATTCAGGGAGATCACTAGCAGTTCTCACATACATGGACAAACAAAGAAGACTGGATGATGAGGTTGTGAATGAGTTTAGGCTCAAATCTGCAGGACAACAGTTTATGGGGTATGAAGAGAAGTGGGTGAACGACGATGAGGAGCTAATTGCAGCCCTAAGGGCAATGCACCATATTTATGATCTCTATGTGGTGGGTAGAGGACAAGGAATGACCTCGACTCTCACTGCCGGATTGATGGATTGGTGCGAGTATCCCGAGCTGGGTGCTCTGGGGGATTTGCTCGTTACCTCAAGTTTTGCACAGGGTTCAGTTATAGTGATGCAACAATATACCGGTTATGGTTATGAGTTTGAGGATGAGGATGAGGATGAGGATGACAATGAAGATGGTAGTGGAACGGTGAATATGGCGGATAGCTCGAGGAATGGAAGGGTGCAATTCAGTGATTGGGGGGCAGGCTCAGAGGAGAGTGATCATGTTCATGGTGGTCTGGACGAGGTGGAGCCATTATCATTGCGCAAATGA
- the LOC110601655 gene encoding high mobility group B protein 14-like, with product MAKKTPNSRKPRSSPASSASSKICDDGDKEKRPKSAIKPKRMPKKKSVKLDAKRPKKPPTAFFFFLEDFRKDFQEQNPDVKSMRDIGKACGEKWKTMTYEEKVKYYDIATEKRAEFDKATADYIRRKENGEYEDIEDDSEFDD from the exons ATGGCGAAGAAAACTCCAAATTCCAGGAAACCTCGCTCTTCTCCAGCTTCCTCGGCCTCGTCTAAAATATGCGACGACGG TGATAAAGAGAAGCGACCAAAGTCAGCAATAAAACCGAAGAGGATGCCGAAGAAGAAGAGTGTGAAACTTGATGCTAAAAGGCCCAAGAAGCCCCCGActgctttcttcttcttctt GGAGGATTTTCGCAAGGATTTTCAAGAGCAGAACCCAGATGTCAAGTCAATGCGTGAT atTGGGAAGGCATGCGGTGAGAAGTGGAAAACAATGACTTATGAG GAAAAGGTCAAATATTATGATATCGCCACAGAGAAAAGGGCTGAGTTTGATAAAGCCACAGCAGACTACATTAGGAGAAAG GAAAATGGTGAATATGAAGATATTGAGGATGATTCCGAGTTCGACGACTGA
- the LOC110601652 gene encoding 3-oxoacyl-[acyl-carrier-protein] synthase I, chloroplastic isoform X2 — MQSLQSPSLRPPLLNPFHKNSHNAKKTPTRKLSFISASSTNNSTISAPKREKDPKKRVVITGMGLVSVFGNDVDVYYDKLLDGESGIGLIDRFDASKFPTRFGGQIRGFTSEGYIDGKNDRRLDDCLRYCIVAGKKSLEHADLGGDKLSKIDKERAGVLVGTGMGGLTVFSDGVQALIERGYRKITPFFIPYAITNMGSALLAMDIGFMGPNYSISTACATSNYCFYAAANHIRRGEADLMIAGGTEAAIIPIGLGGFVACRALSQRNDDPQTASRPWDKGRDGFVMGEGAGVLVMESLEHAMKRGAPIIAEYLGGAVNCDAYHMTDPRADGLGVSSCIERSLEDAGVSPEEVNYINAHATSTLAGDLAEINAIKKVFTNTSEIKINATKSMIGHCLGAAGGLEAIACVKAITTGWLHPSINQFDPEPSVEFDTVANKKQQHEVNVAISNSFGFGGHNSVVAFSAFKP; from the exons ATGCAATCCCTGCAATCCCCATCTCTCCGACCACCCCTTCTTAATCCTTTCCACAAGAACTCTCATAATGCAAAAAAAACCCCAACTAGAAAGCTATCTTTTATCTCTGCTTCATCTACAAATAACTCTACCATTTCGGCTCCCAAGCGCGAGAAAGACCCCAAGAAAAGAGTCGTGATTACGGGTATGGGGTTGGTTTCTGTTTTTGGGAATGATGTGGATGTTTACTATGACAAGTTGCTTGATGGAGAGAGTGGAATCGGACTCATTGACAGGTTCGATGCCTCCAAGTTTCCCACCAGGTTCGGGGGACAGATCCGGGGATTTACTTCAGAAGGTTATATCGATGGGAAGAATGATAGAAGGCTTGATGATTGTTTGAGGTATTGCATTGTTGCGGGCAAGAAGTCGCTGGAACATGCGGATCTTGGAGGGGATAAACTCTCTAAG ATTGATAAAGAGCGGGCTGGTGTGCTTGTTGGAACAGGGATGGGTGGCCTTACAGTTTTTTCAGATGGTGTTCAGGCTCTAATTGAAAGAGGATATAGGAAAATTACCCCATTTTTTATTCCTTACGCTATTACAAACATGGGCTCGGCCTTGCTTGCTATGGACATTGGTTTCATGGGGCCGAACTATTCAATTTCAACTGCTTGTGCTACCTCCAATTATTGTTTCTACGCTGCTGCTAATCACATTCGCCGTGGTGAGGCTGATTTGATGATTGCTGGCGGAACTGAAGCTGCCATCATTCCCATTGGATTGGGAGGTTTTGTAGCATGTAGGGCCTTATCTCAGAGGAACGATGATCCACAAACTGCTTCAAGGCCATGGGATAAAGGTCGAGATGGCTTTGTTATGGGTGAAGGTGCAGGAGTGTTG GTTATGGAGAGCTTGGAACATGCAATGAAACGGGGTGCACCTATTATTGCAGAATACTTGGGGGGTGCTGTTAACTGCGATGCTTATCACATGACTGATCCAAGAGCTGATGGACTTGGGGTCTCTTCATGTATAGAGAGAAGTCTTGAAGATGCTGGTGTGTCACCTGAGGAG GTTAACTACATAAATGCGCATGCAACTTCTACCCTTGCTGGTGATCTTGCTGAAATAAATGCCATCAAAAAAGTATTCACGAATACTTCTGAGATCAAAATCAATGCAACCAAG TCTATGATAGGGCATTGCCTTGGTGCTGCTGGAGGTTTAGAAGCAATTGCCTGTGTGAAGGCCATAACCACAGGATGGTTGCATCCTAGCATTAACCAATTT GATCCAGAGCCTTCAGTTGAATTTGACACTGTTGCCAATAAGAAGCAGCAGCACGAAGTGAATGTTG CCATTTCAAATTCCTTTGGATTTGGTGGACACAACTCCGTTGTGGCCTTTTCTGCTTTTAAGCCCTGA
- the LOC110601652 gene encoding 3-oxoacyl-[acyl-carrier-protein] synthase I, chloroplastic isoform X1, producing MQSLQSPSLRPPLLNPFHKNSHNAKKTPTRKLSFISASSTNNSTISAPKREKDPKKRVVITGMGLVSVFGNDVDVYYDKLLDGESGIGLIDRFDASKFPTRFGGQIRGFTSEGYIDGKNDRRLDDCLRYCIVAGKKSLEHADLGGDKLSKIDKERAGVLVGTGMGGLTVFSDGVQALIERGYRKITPFFIPYAITNMGSALLAMDIGFMGPNYSISTACATSNYCFYAAANHIRRGEADLMIAGGTEAAIIPIGLGGFVACRALSQRNDDPQTASRPWDKGRDGFVMGEGAGVLVMESLEHAMKRGAPIIAEYLGGAVNCDAYHMTDPRADGLGVSSCIERSLEDAGVSPEEVNYINAHATSTLAGDLAEINAIKKVFTNTSEIKINATKSMIGHCLGAAGGLEAIACVKAITTGWLHPSINQFVCVRSFSVLADLFFNQLRSSCMYLSLKDYFPCLQDPEPSVEFDTVANKKQQHEVNVAISNSFGFGGHNSVVAFSAFKP from the exons ATGCAATCCCTGCAATCCCCATCTCTCCGACCACCCCTTCTTAATCCTTTCCACAAGAACTCTCATAATGCAAAAAAAACCCCAACTAGAAAGCTATCTTTTATCTCTGCTTCATCTACAAATAACTCTACCATTTCGGCTCCCAAGCGCGAGAAAGACCCCAAGAAAAGAGTCGTGATTACGGGTATGGGGTTGGTTTCTGTTTTTGGGAATGATGTGGATGTTTACTATGACAAGTTGCTTGATGGAGAGAGTGGAATCGGACTCATTGACAGGTTCGATGCCTCCAAGTTTCCCACCAGGTTCGGGGGACAGATCCGGGGATTTACTTCAGAAGGTTATATCGATGGGAAGAATGATAGAAGGCTTGATGATTGTTTGAGGTATTGCATTGTTGCGGGCAAGAAGTCGCTGGAACATGCGGATCTTGGAGGGGATAAACTCTCTAAG ATTGATAAAGAGCGGGCTGGTGTGCTTGTTGGAACAGGGATGGGTGGCCTTACAGTTTTTTCAGATGGTGTTCAGGCTCTAATTGAAAGAGGATATAGGAAAATTACCCCATTTTTTATTCCTTACGCTATTACAAACATGGGCTCGGCCTTGCTTGCTATGGACATTGGTTTCATGGGGCCGAACTATTCAATTTCAACTGCTTGTGCTACCTCCAATTATTGTTTCTACGCTGCTGCTAATCACATTCGCCGTGGTGAGGCTGATTTGATGATTGCTGGCGGAACTGAAGCTGCCATCATTCCCATTGGATTGGGAGGTTTTGTAGCATGTAGGGCCTTATCTCAGAGGAACGATGATCCACAAACTGCTTCAAGGCCATGGGATAAAGGTCGAGATGGCTTTGTTATGGGTGAAGGTGCAGGAGTGTTG GTTATGGAGAGCTTGGAACATGCAATGAAACGGGGTGCACCTATTATTGCAGAATACTTGGGGGGTGCTGTTAACTGCGATGCTTATCACATGACTGATCCAAGAGCTGATGGACTTGGGGTCTCTTCATGTATAGAGAGAAGTCTTGAAGATGCTGGTGTGTCACCTGAGGAG GTTAACTACATAAATGCGCATGCAACTTCTACCCTTGCTGGTGATCTTGCTGAAATAAATGCCATCAAAAAAGTATTCACGAATACTTCTGAGATCAAAATCAATGCAACCAAG TCTATGATAGGGCATTGCCTTGGTGCTGCTGGAGGTTTAGAAGCAATTGCCTGTGTGAAGGCCATAACCACAGGATGGTTGCATCCTAGCATTAACCAATTTGTATGTGTTAGATCATTTTCTGTTTTAGCTGatcttttttttaatcaattaagaTCATCTTGCATGTATCTGTCCTTGAAAGATTATTTTCCATGCCTGCAGGATCCAGAGCCTTCAGTTGAATTTGACACTGTTGCCAATAAGAAGCAGCAGCACGAAGTGAATGTTG CCATTTCAAATTCCTTTGGATTTGGTGGACACAACTCCGTTGTGGCCTTTTCTGCTTTTAAGCCCTGA